AGCAAAAGGTAAGTTGTTAATAAACTGCCATAAAGATGCAATTAAAATTATTCTTATAAATAACCAACATTGCTGTCTTCAACATTTAACCTTTTGCCCAAAAACATCACAATACACATGTTATAGTGTCAGAGTGGTCAAAAAAAGGTTAGTACAAACAAAACTAATACAGTAGGGCCTCGATAATCTGTACTGCAAAAAAACAACCCCTGTTCGGACTCATGGAGCGTTCGGATTATAGTATATTAGATATAAAACATAAGAAtattctaaaaaatatatatttaatgaggctccaaaaatacaaaaacaaagtAATTTAACACAACATAATTAGATATGATGTGAAATGCAAAATCATTTTAAGAACTCCTCTAATACAGGCTGCCAGGTTTTATTTAATGACCAAGCAAAGGCTTTGTCCCCCAAAAAAAGGTGTCACTTGGCAGTTCGGATTACAGTGACGTTCTTATTAGCCTGTGTACGGATTATCGAGGCCCTACTGTACTAGTGGTGTAATTTTGCCTAGAAATTCCAATTAGAAGGATTAACTTTAGATAACATATTTCTTTTAAGTCAGTAAAAAAATGAAGTACCTAGTAAACTCATGTTGTATATTAAAACAATACTAATAAAGCAAATACTCCATTGACTAAAGCACAAGGATATGCTATTAGTGGCCTCTGCTCAGCATCTCCAGACATGGTCACAAACAACCTGCTTGCAGATAAGGCGGACCAAATTACAGCCACAGCTGATAGGGTAAGCCCTATTGTTCCCTCTAAGGAAATGAATATACCCAACCCTGCCAGCACAACCATAGGTAACATACAGTAACCCAGCACACTGGCAACACTTAGTAATGTGAACACACCCTCAGAACGGCTCATCAATGAAAGCAAAGAATACATCAATATAACAGACATTACAGAGAGACCGTAAACATAACCAAAGTGAGCTTTATTCCCTGATACAAATAGACACACAGCCAATGCTAAACAAAATGTTATTGGCCCAGCGATATCTGTGTCTCTTAACAAGAAATTGGCATCATCAGCTTTTGATTGTCCATGGAATGGATTCATGACAGCCAGAGTTTTCTCTAATATCCTATCAGGATATATTTCTAGCTCGTCAAGCAGAGGTGGCTCATCAAAGTCAGTGGTTTCCGTTGCTGGCTCGCCGGGTATTGGTGCAGGTTGGAACATATTTGGGTTGTAGTATTGGTTGTTGTTTGGAGGATATGCATTCTGTCCTGCTTGGTCAAATGAGAAATCCTGGTGGTCCGTTGGAAAACTCTGAAAGTCTAAACATATCATATTTTTAGGTGTTAAACAAAATTCAATACTCAAATCAATTTATTTGACCCTATACTTACCCAACGTTTGAGCTTGATCGCCAAAAGCATTGGAGGTATTGAAAGAGTAATTCTGGCTGTTATTTTGACCCTGCCAGGAGTAATCATTTGGATTTGGATTGTTGTAGTTAGCCATACCTCACAGAactaaattaagtaattaaatgtacAAAACTGTTTATAATCGGTGCGAAAGCACAGCAGCAAAAATGCACAAATGTTGTACACATATGAGTTGTCAATTATTTGTCAGTGTCAACATGACATACCCACTAGTTTACAAAGAAAGCTATTAGGCGCATTCCACAGAACCTTCTTAAGGTTTAGTTTTGGAATAAATTCAGAGGGTTATGAACTCTATGTCCCCTGATCTAacagcgaaaatcgaagttcgtaaatttcGTGTAAAGTATaggcccctccacactcgtgcgcgaagccgcgaacgcgagtatgGGGTCGATTTCGCAGACAGCGAATTCGATTCCACACTCGCGCGCGTAAGGTCATTTTTATACTTTGTCAATCAGATCTTgacaataga
The sequence above is a segment of the Cydia amplana chromosome 2, ilCydAmpl1.1, whole genome shotgun sequence genome. Coding sequences within it:
- the LOC134662123 gene encoding protein YIPF7; the protein is MANYNNPNPNDYSWQGQNNSQNYSFNTSNAFGDQAQTLDFQSFPTDHQDFSFDQAGQNAYPPNNNQYYNPNMFQPAPIPGEPATETTDFDEPPLLDELEIYPDRILEKTLAVMNPFHGQSKADDANFLLRDTDIAGPITFCLALAVCLFVSGNKAHFGYVYGLSVMSVILMYSLLSLMSRSEGVFTLLSVASVLGYCMLPMVVLAGLGIFISLEGTIGLTLSAVAVIWSALSASRLFVTMSGDAEQRPLIAYPCALVNGVFALLVLF